ATCCTCGACCGGACGATCCGCTAGTTCCAGAATCGAAGTGAGGCGCATCGCCCGGGACACCGCCTCCTCGTCGTCGGAGCTCCACTGGCGGTACCACGATTGGTACGGGGACCGCCCACGGGAGACGAGGTCGAGAACAGACAGGCCGGACGGTGCAATCGGATTCTGCGGCAGCATGGCGAGCCGTCGTGCGATGTCTCGCGGCCGCAGCGAGGCCAGGTCGACGCCATCGAGGCGGACCTGCCCTGCTGTGGGAGTCAGCAGCTTCGACAAGGTCCGGAGCAGCGTCGACTTGCCGCATCCGTTGGGGCCGATGATCGTGGTGACCTCGCCCGCGGCGATGTCCACGTCCAGGTCCGCGACGACGATGTCGCCGTTGTAGCCGACCGACAGTCCATGTGCTGACAGGATGGGGTTGGTGGTGGTCACAGACGCCCCTTCATCTTGGCGATCACGAGTGATGCGACGAGCACCGGCCCGCCTACTCCGGCGGTCACGACCCCGACGGGAATGCTGCTGGGCAGCAGCGTTCGGCAGAGGAGTTCACTGAGCAGAACGAGCAGTGCGCCGCAGAGACCACTGGTCAATGGCCCCGGCACGGTCCCGCCCGTCACACGTAGCGCAATCTGCGGTGCGAGGAGCGCGACAAACGCTATCGGCCCCACACCCGACACCGCGACTCCGGCGACCGCGACGCCGATCGCCATCGTGACACCTGTTGTGAGGGCGGGTCGGGTGCCGAACGATCGAGCGAGGTCCTCACCCATGCTGATGGCGGACAGCCGTGGTCGCAGCAGCAGCGAGGCTATGACGCCGATCGGCACCACGACGAGGACCGGTGTCAGGGTGTCCCAGGACGCGCCCGACAGGGACCCGACAATCCACCGTTGCGCTTCCTCAACCTCCCAGACCTGTGCGCGCGTCAGCAGGTAGCTGGTGAGCGCAGTGAAGAACCAGGTGGCGGCCACGCCGACGAGTACCAGGCGGGTGGTCTCCAACCCGTTCCTCCACGCGAGCGCGTACATGGCCAGAGCGGTCCCCGCCGCACCGACGAGTGCAGCGCCGGGAACACCGATTCCGTCGAACCAGGCGCCCCACGACCCCGCGAACGCGATGGCCAACACCACCATCGTCGACGCACCCGCTGTGATGCCGAGCATGTCTGGGGTGGCGAGCGGGTTGCGTGCCACGGTCTGCATATTGGCGCCTGCCACGGCGAGCCCGGCACCGGCGAACGCGCCGAGCAGGACGATCGGGAGTTGGCCGTCGACGATCGCCTGACGAGGTAGTCGTCCGCCACCGCCGAACAGGGCCTTGGTGACGACGTCCGGGGGCAGGGTCTCGATGTACAGCAGTCCGAATCCGAGTGCCACCACCGACGCCGCCAGCACCAGCGCTACTGCGACTGCCCGCGGTCGCACGATGACGCTCACCAGTCCGGCGCGGATCACGTTGCGCCTCAGGGGCCGGTGGCCCACTTCGAGGGTTGCAGTCACAGGGTCACCAGCTTCTTCCGACGAATGATCGCGATGAACACGGGTGCTCCCACCGCGGCGAGCACCACCGCTACGGAGATCTCCCCCGGGCTCCCGAGGACTCGACCGATCACGTCGCAATAGAGGAGCAGACACGCACCGAGCACTGCGGAGAATGGAACCATCAGCCGGTAGTCGGGCCCGGTGAA
This genomic window from Gordonia sp. PDNC005 contains:
- a CDS encoding ABC transporter ATP-binding protein produces the protein MTTTNPILSAHGLSVGYNGDIVVADLDVDIAAGEVTTIIGPNGCGKSTLLRTLSKLLTPTAGQVRLDGVDLASLRPRDIARRLAMLPQNPIAPSGLSVLDLVSRGRSPYQSWYRQWSSDDEEAVSRAMRLTSILELADRPVEDLSGGQRQRAWIAMTLAQDTDLVLLDEPTTYLDLAHAVDVLDLVDELRHDHGKTVVMVLHDLNLAARSSDHLIVMRDGVVLTRGTPAEVLTVDVLDDAFGLSAQVLTDPETGGPLVVPTVASARRRTGTLLSKP
- a CDS encoding iron ABC transporter permease yields the protein MTATLEVGHRPLRRNVIRAGLVSVIVRPRAVAVALVLAASVVALGFGLLYIETLPPDVVTKALFGGGGRLPRQAIVDGQLPIVLLGAFAGAGLAVAGANMQTVARNPLATPDMLGITAGASTMVVLAIAFAGSWGAWFDGIGVPGAALVGAAGTALAMYALAWRNGLETTRLVLVGVAATWFFTALTSYLLTRAQVWEVEEAQRWIVGSLSGASWDTLTPVLVVVPIGVIASLLLRPRLSAISMGEDLARSFGTRPALTTGVTMAIGVAVAGVAVSGVGPIAFVALLAPQIALRVTGGTVPGPLTSGLCGALLVLLSELLCRTLLPSSIPVGVVTAGVGGPVLVASLVIAKMKGRL